A window of Aeromicrobium sp. A1-2 contains these coding sequences:
- the gyrA gene encoding DNA gyrase subunit A — protein sequence MTETTPPEHDRIEHVELQDEMQRSYIDYAMSVIVSRALPDVRDGLKPVHRRVLYAMFDGGYRPDRGFSKCSRIVGDVMGQYHPHGDTAIYDTLVRLAQPWVMRAPMIDGQGNFGSPGDDGAAAMRYTECRLAPIAMEMVRDIDKNTVDFRPNYDGRSQEPTVLPARIPNLLVNGSAGIAVGMATNIPPHNLREVAEGAQWALAHPDASKEELLEALIERVKGPDFPSDALIVGTKGIDDMYRTGRGSIMMRAIVSIEEDTKGRIQLVVTGLPYQVNPDNLMRKIADLVNAGRIQGISDLRDESSSRVGRRVVIEIRKDAIARVVLNNLYKHTELQTNFSANMLALVDEVPRTLTLDGFVSNWITHQVEVIQRRTQYLLDQAEERAHILRGLAKALDALDEVIALIRRSPTVDEARGGLMSLLAIDEIQASAILDMQLRRLAALERQKIIDNLAELEIEIADFKDILAKPERQRQIVSDELTAIVDKFGTDRRSSIIPADGDLSDEDLIPDEEVVVTITKGGYAKRTKTDLYRVQNRGGKGVRGAALRGDDMVEHLFSTTAHHWILFFTTAGRVYRAKAYQLPEAGRDAKGGHVAGLLSFQPDEDIAQVLAIRDYEQAPYLVLATRKGLVKKTRLGDYNSPRQAGVIAINFRDEDDELIGAELVTPDDDLILISRKAQAIRFRADDEQLRPMGRATSGVTGMKFRGEDSMLSMSVIRRSADALEQTEVPEADELFVFTVTDGGYAKKTPVDQYRLQGRGGLGIKAMQITENRGELVGGLVLVDTEDVISVTAAGQVTRSLVSGVNPTGRGTMGVSFVKFKGNDRVVTIARNAELPQDEAQTEVTSTDEDQDQ from the coding sequence ATGACTGAGACCACACCTCCCGAGCACGACCGGATCGAGCACGTTGAGCTGCAGGACGAGATGCAGCGTTCCTACATCGACTACGCCATGAGCGTCATCGTGTCGCGCGCACTTCCCGACGTGCGCGACGGCCTCAAGCCGGTGCACCGCCGCGTCCTCTACGCGATGTTCGACGGCGGTTACCGGCCCGACCGCGGCTTCTCCAAGTGCAGCCGCATCGTCGGTGACGTCATGGGTCAGTACCACCCGCACGGCGACACCGCGATCTACGACACCTTGGTCCGTCTGGCCCAGCCGTGGGTCATGCGCGCACCGATGATCGACGGACAGGGCAACTTCGGCTCGCCGGGCGACGACGGCGCTGCCGCCATGCGGTACACCGAGTGCCGGCTCGCGCCGATCGCCATGGAGATGGTGCGCGACATCGACAAGAACACCGTCGACTTCCGCCCCAACTACGACGGCCGCTCGCAGGAGCCGACGGTCCTGCCGGCCCGCATCCCCAACCTGCTGGTCAACGGCTCGGCAGGTATCGCTGTCGGCATGGCGACCAACATCCCGCCGCACAACCTGCGCGAGGTCGCCGAGGGTGCGCAGTGGGCGCTGGCGCACCCCGACGCGTCCAAGGAAGAGCTGCTCGAAGCGCTGATCGAGCGCGTCAAGGGGCCTGACTTCCCGTCCGACGCACTGATCGTCGGCACCAAGGGCATCGACGACATGTATCGCACGGGTCGTGGCTCGATCATGATGCGAGCCATCGTGTCGATCGAGGAGGACACCAAGGGCCGCATCCAGCTTGTCGTCACGGGACTGCCTTATCAGGTCAACCCCGACAACCTGATGCGCAAGATCGCCGACCTGGTCAATGCCGGTCGCATCCAGGGGATCTCGGACCTGCGCGACGAGTCGTCGTCGCGCGTCGGTCGCCGCGTCGTCATCGAGATCCGCAAGGACGCGATCGCCCGGGTCGTGCTCAACAACCTCTACAAGCACACCGAGCTGCAGACCAACTTCAGCGCCAACATGCTGGCACTGGTCGACGAGGTTCCGCGCACCCTGACGCTCGACGGCTTCGTCAGCAACTGGATCACCCACCAGGTCGAGGTCATCCAGCGACGCACCCAGTACCTCTTGGACCAGGCTGAGGAGCGCGCCCACATCTTGCGCGGACTCGCCAAGGCCCTCGACGCCCTCGACGAGGTCATCGCGTTGATCCGCCGCAGCCCGACGGTCGACGAGGCTCGCGGGGGCCTCATGAGCTTGCTGGCGATCGACGAGATTCAGGCCAGCGCGATCCTCGACATGCAGCTGCGTCGTCTGGCTGCCCTCGAGCGGCAGAAGATCATCGACAACTTGGCGGAGCTCGAGATCGAGATTGCAGACTTCAAGGACATCCTCGCCAAGCCGGAGCGCCAGCGTCAGATCGTGTCCGACGAGCTCACCGCGATTGTCGACAAGTTCGGCACCGACCGCCGCTCGTCGATCATCCCCGCGGACGGCGACCTGTCCGACGAGGACTTGATCCCCGACGAGGAGGTCGTGGTCACGATCACCAAGGGCGGCTATGCCAAGCGGACCAAGACTGACCTCTACCGGGTCCAGAACCGTGGCGGCAAGGGTGTTCGCGGCGCAGCACTGCGCGGCGACGACATGGTCGAGCACCTGTTCTCAACGACCGCCCACCACTGGATCCTGTTCTTCACGACGGCTGGGCGGGTCTACCGTGCCAAGGCGTACCAGCTGCCCGAGGCCGGACGTGATGCCAAGGGCGGGCACGTCGCCGGCCTGTTGTCGTTCCAGCCCGATGAGGACATCGCTCAGGTCCTGGCGATCCGCGACTACGAGCAGGCGCCGTACCTCGTGCTGGCGACCAGGAAGGGCTTGGTCAAGAAGACCCGCCTGGGCGACTACAACAGCCCGCGTCAGGCCGGCGTCATTGCGATCAACTTCCGCGACGAGGACGACGAGCTGATCGGTGCCGAGCTCGTCACGCCCGACGACGACCTGATCCTGATCTCCCGCAAGGCGCAGGCGATCCGGTTCCGCGCCGACGACGAGCAGCTCCGCCCGATGGGACGCGCAACCTCAGGTGTCACGGGCATGAAGTTCCGCGGCGAGGACTCGATGCTCTCGATGTCGGTCATCCGCCGTTCGGCCGATGCCCTCGAGCAGACCGAGGTGCCGGAGGCCGATGAGCTGTTCGTCTTCACGGTCACCGACGGCGGCTACGCCAAGAAGACCCCGGTTGACCAGTACCGCCTGCAGGGTCGTGGCGGACTGGGCATCAAGGCGATGCAGATCACCGAGAACCGGGGTGAGCTCGTCGGTGGTCTGGTTCTGGTCGATACCGAGGACGTGATCTCGGTGACGGCGGCCGGCCAGGTCACTCGCAGCCTCGTCTCAGGTGTCAATCCCACCGGGCGTGGCACGATGGGGGTGAGCTTCGTGAAGTTCAAGGGGAATGACCGGGTCGTGACGATTGCGCGCAACGCCGAGCTTCCGCAGGACGAGGCACAGACCGAGGTGACGTCGACCGACGAGGATCAGGACCAGTGA
- a CDS encoding alpha/beta hydrolase has translation MDRARPVSRQDLSFRSGSDECAAWLYRPEDVTGPVPCVVMAHGFSMTRHDGLETYAERFAAAGAAVLVFDFRHLGDSGGEPRQTFNAADQRDDLVAAVEHARGLDGVDPDRIVVWGYSFSGGTAVQLAAADPRIAGAILTDPFLDGRHRVIGTVRRSPLVAVRVMAAALRSLAGRPVLIPVTGASGSCAAMSWPGEAEGFAAAAAPGSPWRNEISPAVFATVAFHRPVRLASDLTCPVWVSLGERDITVSNRAIERLAERAAAAELHRYDVDHFEPCFGAGQQRIAADQADWLRRTLLG, from the coding sequence GTGGATCGCGCGCGGCCAGTGAGTCGCCAGGACCTGTCGTTCAGGTCGGGGAGCGACGAGTGTGCCGCCTGGCTCTACCGGCCTGAGGACGTCACGGGTCCGGTGCCGTGCGTCGTCATGGCGCACGGATTCTCGATGACTCGGCACGACGGCCTCGAGACGTACGCCGAGCGCTTCGCCGCCGCCGGGGCAGCCGTGCTGGTTTTCGATTTCCGCCACCTGGGCGACTCCGGCGGGGAGCCACGGCAGACGTTCAACGCGGCGGACCAGCGCGACGATCTCGTCGCGGCGGTTGAGCACGCACGGGGACTTGACGGGGTCGATCCCGATCGGATCGTGGTGTGGGGATACTCCTTCAGCGGTGGCACCGCGGTGCAGCTCGCGGCCGCGGATCCGCGCATCGCCGGCGCGATCCTCACGGACCCATTCCTCGACGGCCGTCACCGCGTCATCGGTACGGTCCGCCGCAGCCCGCTGGTCGCGGTGCGGGTCATGGCGGCGGCGTTGCGCAGTCTGGCCGGCCGACCCGTCCTGATCCCGGTCACCGGAGCATCCGGGTCTTGCGCAGCGATGTCCTGGCCCGGCGAGGCCGAGGGGTTCGCCGCCGCCGCGGCGCCAGGCTCACCGTGGCGCAACGAGATCTCGCCGGCAGTGTTTGCGACGGTGGCGTTCCACCGCCCGGTCCGGCTGGCGAGCGACCTGACGTGCCCGGTGTGGGTCAGTCTCGGCGAGCGGGACATCACGGTCTCGAACCGGGCGATCGAACGGCTCGCCGAGCGCGCCGCGGCAGCCGAGCTGCACCGGTACGACGTCGATCACTTCGAGCCGTGCTTCGGTGCAGGTCAGCAGCGCATCGCCGCCGACCAGGCGGACTGGCTGCGCCGTACGTTGCTCGGCTGA
- a CDS encoding DUF721 domain-containing protein yields MPDPDEPTPREDGLGLARDIANSYRGKATPVPPSGKRRVRPAKPSRDKRDEPSPLADLLGQVVNDQGWDERLAAQRVFTDWAGIVGPEVAQHSEVIAFDDGEVEVRTDSTAWATQLRMLAPRVVAKLNEQLGDGSVLRIIVRGPQAPSWKKGPRSIRGARGPRDTYG; encoded by the coding sequence GTGCCTGATCCCGACGAGCCGACACCGCGCGAGGACGGGCTCGGCCTGGCCCGCGACATCGCCAACTCCTATCGGGGCAAAGCCACACCCGTCCCGCCGTCCGGCAAGCGTCGCGTACGACCCGCCAAGCCCTCACGCGACAAGCGCGACGAACCGAGCCCGCTCGCCGACCTGCTCGGTCAGGTCGTCAACGACCAGGGTTGGGACGAACGCCTCGCGGCGCAGCGTGTCTTCACCGACTGGGCCGGGATCGTCGGCCCTGAGGTCGCGCAGCACTCGGAGGTCATTGCCTTCGACGATGGCGAGGTCGAGGTACGTACGGACTCGACGGCGTGGGCGACCCAGCTGCGGATGCTCGCGCCGCGCGTCGTGGCCAAGCTCAACGAACAGCTCGGTGACGGGTCGGTGCTGCGCATCATCGTGCGCGGACCGCAGGCGCCGTCGTGGAAAAAGGGGCCCCGATCGATCCGCGGCGCTCGCGGTCCCCGCGACACCTACGGATAG
- a CDS encoding S-(hydroxymethyl)mycothiol dehydrogenase, which translates to MPQTVRGVIARAKGAPVTVENIVIPDPGPGEAVVDIAACGVCHTDLHYREGGINDDFPFLLGHEAAGVVESVGEGVTDVAPGDFVVLNWRAVCGSCRACLRGRPWYCFNTHNATQKMTLEDGTELSPALGIGAFADKTLVAAGQCTKVDPTASPAAVGLLGCGVMAGLGAAINTGNVQRGDSVAVIGCGGVGSAAIAGARLANAATIIAIDLDDRKLEWAKGMGATHTINAGAGDVVEAIQALTGGNGADVVIDAVGRPETWKQAFYGRDLAGTVVLVGVPTPEMQLEIPLLDVFGRGGSLKSSWYGDCLPSRDFPMLVDLYQQGRLDLDAFVTEKIGIDDVEAAFAKMHEGTVLRSVVEL; encoded by the coding sequence ATGCCGCAGACCGTCCGTGGGGTGATCGCTCGTGCCAAGGGCGCACCCGTCACCGTCGAGAACATCGTGATCCCCGACCCGGGTCCGGGTGAGGCCGTGGTCGACATCGCGGCCTGCGGGGTGTGCCACACCGACCTGCACTATCGCGAGGGCGGCATCAACGACGATTTCCCGTTCCTGCTGGGCCACGAGGCCGCCGGCGTAGTGGAGTCCGTCGGCGAGGGCGTCACCGACGTGGCCCCGGGCGACTTCGTGGTGCTCAACTGGCGCGCTGTGTGCGGCAGCTGCCGGGCCTGCCTGCGCGGCCGTCCGTGGTACTGCTTCAACACCCACAACGCGACGCAGAAGATGACGCTCGAGGACGGCACGGAGCTCTCTCCCGCCCTCGGGATCGGGGCCTTTGCCGACAAGACCCTGGTGGCTGCTGGCCAGTGCACCAAGGTTGACCCGACTGCCTCGCCCGCAGCCGTGGGCCTGCTGGGCTGTGGTGTCATGGCGGGGCTCGGCGCCGCGATCAACACCGGCAACGTGCAGCGCGGCGACTCCGTCGCCGTCATCGGCTGCGGTGGGGTGGGCAGCGCGGCGATCGCGGGAGCGCGACTCGCCAACGCCGCGACGATCATCGCGATCGATCTGGACGACCGCAAGCTCGAGTGGGCCAAGGGCATGGGCGCGACCCACACGATCAACGCCGGCGCCGGCGACGTCGTCGAGGCGATCCAGGCACTGACCGGCGGCAACGGCGCCGATGTTGTGATCGACGCAGTCGGCCGCCCCGAGACGTGGAAGCAGGCGTTCTACGGACGCGACCTGGCCGGCACCGTGGTGCTGGTCGGCGTGCCGACACCGGAGATGCAGCTGGAGATCCCGTTGCTCGACGTGTTCGGCCGTGGCGGATCGCTCAAGTCCAGCTGGTACGGCGACTGCCTGCCGTCACGCGACTTCCCCATGCTGGTCGACCTCTACCAGCAGGGCCGACTCGACCTCGACGCCTTCGTGACCGAGAAGATCGGCATCGACGACGTTGAGGCTGCCTTCGCCAAGATGCACGAAGGCACCGTGCTGCGCTCGGTCGTGGAGCTCTGA
- a CDS encoding DUF3566 domain-containing protein has product MSEDDKQDPSSAPGSGAGDAAPTQAVPRVPKPSGSSAKKATAARKEPAKKAAPNQPTVSETDKGRPRKVPPKQPEPKDKPMPPTSQSKPTGGPTGRTLTAADYAHTTAQSASATAVIPAVKDKIDKLRDKARPATAPSPASGSGRRASLRLTHIEPWSVTRLAFAISVAMMIVSVVAVTIFWVVLEATGVWDQINGSVTSVLSDDSSSFNITDYLGFGRLVGLALVLSAINVILLTAVATIGAHLYNLAAQLLGGVEVTFTEEK; this is encoded by the coding sequence GTGAGCGAAGACGACAAGCAGGACCCGAGCTCTGCGCCAGGATCTGGCGCCGGGGACGCGGCTCCTACCCAGGCAGTCCCGCGCGTCCCGAAGCCTTCAGGATCATCGGCCAAGAAGGCGACCGCGGCCAGGAAGGAGCCGGCCAAGAAGGCCGCTCCGAACCAGCCGACCGTCAGCGAGACCGACAAGGGTCGTCCGCGTAAGGTCCCACCGAAGCAGCCTGAGCCCAAGGACAAGCCAATGCCTCCCACGAGCCAGAGCAAGCCGACCGGCGGGCCCACGGGCCGGACGCTCACTGCGGCGGACTATGCACACACGACCGCGCAGTCTGCTTCGGCGACCGCGGTGATCCCGGCAGTCAAGGACAAGATCGACAAGCTCAGGGACAAGGCGCGTCCCGCCACGGCTCCATCTCCCGCGTCCGGCTCAGGTCGCCGTGCGAGCCTGCGGCTGACCCACATCGAGCCGTGGTCGGTCACCCGACTGGCGTTCGCCATCTCCGTCGCGATGATGATCGTCTCGGTCGTCGCGGTCACGATCTTCTGGGTTGTGCTCGAGGCCACGGGTGTCTGGGACCAGATCAACGGCAGCGTGACATCGGTGCTGAGCGACGACTCGTCGAGCTTCAACATCACTGACTATCTCGGGTTCGGACGCTTGGTGGGCCTGGCCCTGGTGCTGTCTGCGATCAACGTCATCCTGCTGACCGCAGTCGCCACGATCGGTGCGCACCTGTACAACTTGGCGGCCCAGCTTCTCGGTGGCGTGGAGGTCACTTTCACCGAGGAGAAGTAG
- a CDS encoding phosphatase PAP2 family protein — translation MITDATRRDTAIPALGVAVVAAVVLLATVRIALQSSRGQHWDNSAMTTVVAGNDAQLTLLSGLGYVSIGAIGLVAAGCVLVALLRGNLRLAVAAAVLIAGANITTQVLKRVLLDRPDFGLGVLNSLPSGHTTVVASATGAVLLVAPRVLRPVTAAVGGFATTLVGASTIVAGWHRPADVVAALAISLVWTGVLAAMIHGPRHPVTGTFVSSVVGCGSALVVLVAIGVRPAYGWVGFTQASLVLGAVTAVTVLFVVAAAAVSPDE, via the coding sequence ATGATCACCGATGCCACCCGCCGCGACACCGCCATCCCGGCGCTCGGCGTTGCCGTGGTGGCAGCAGTCGTGCTGCTGGCGACCGTCCGCATCGCACTCCAGTCTTCCCGGGGACAGCACTGGGACAACTCTGCGATGACCACTGTCGTGGCGGGCAATGATGCCCAACTGACGTTGCTGAGCGGGCTCGGCTACGTCTCGATCGGCGCGATTGGGCTCGTCGCTGCAGGGTGCGTGCTGGTGGCCCTCCTCCGCGGCAACCTGCGCCTCGCGGTGGCCGCCGCGGTGCTCATCGCCGGTGCCAACATCACGACGCAGGTGCTCAAACGGGTCCTGCTCGATCGGCCCGACTTCGGCCTGGGAGTGCTCAACAGCCTGCCGAGCGGGCACACAACGGTCGTCGCGAGCGCGACAGGAGCCGTTCTGCTGGTGGCCCCCCGGGTGCTGCGGCCCGTGACCGCGGCCGTCGGCGGCTTCGCAACGACCCTGGTTGGCGCGTCGACGATCGTCGCGGGATGGCACCGCCCGGCGGACGTCGTGGCAGCGCTCGCGATCAGTCTGGTCTGGACCGGTGTCCTCGCGGCGATGATCCACGGACCACGCCACCCCGTCACCGGCACGTTCGTGAGCTCGGTGGTGGGCTGTGGCTCCGCGCTCGTCGTGCTCGTCGCGATCGGCGTCCGGCCTGCCTACGGCTGGGTCGGTTTCACCCAGGCCTCGCTGGTGCTGGGAGCTGTCACAGCCGTGACGGTGCTGTTCGTCGTCGCGGCTGCCGCGGTGTCTCCGGACGAATAG
- a CDS encoding MBL fold metallo-hydrolase: MAARINKVVTSGQFCLDGGSWDVDNNVWLVGDDAEVLVIDAPHDAPAILDAIGGRSVVAIVLTHGHNDHINAAVELGRATGAQVWFPPADRMLWDVEHDTPPDRELHTGATFEVAGSTLRAIPTPGHSPGSMCLYSEDLGVVFTGDTLFAGGPGATGRSYSDFDTIIRSIRERLLMLPDETVVHTGHGDDTTIGAEAPQLDEWIARGQ; the protein is encoded by the coding sequence ATGGCGGCCCGCATCAACAAGGTCGTGACCTCGGGCCAGTTCTGCCTCGACGGAGGCAGCTGGGATGTCGACAACAACGTCTGGCTGGTCGGCGACGACGCCGAGGTGCTGGTCATCGATGCGCCGCACGACGCCCCAGCGATCCTCGACGCGATCGGTGGCCGCTCGGTCGTCGCGATCGTGCTGACCCATGGCCACAATGACCACATCAATGCCGCGGTCGAGCTGGGCCGCGCCACGGGTGCCCAGGTTTGGTTCCCGCCCGCGGACCGGATGCTGTGGGACGTCGAGCACGACACCCCGCCGGATCGTGAGCTGCACACCGGCGCCACCTTCGAGGTCGCCGGCTCCACGCTGCGGGCGATCCCGACCCCGGGACACTCACCAGGCAGCATGTGCCTGTACTCCGAGGATCTGGGTGTCGTCTTCACCGGCGACACACTGTTCGCCGGCGGACCCGGAGCGACCGGACGGTCGTACTCGGACTTCGACACGATCATCAGGTCGATCCGTGAGCGACTGCTGATGCTCCCGGACGAGACCGTGGTCCACACCGGTCACGGCGACGACACCACGATCGGTGCCGAGGCACCACAGCTTGACGAGTGGATCGCGCGCGGCCAGTGA
- the recF gene encoding DNA replication/repair protein RecF: protein MHVSRLILHDFRSYASVEIDLDPGATAFIGSNGQGKTNLVEAIDYLSRLDSHRVSGDTPLVRAGAERAVVRADVVRGDRKALLELEITPGKSNRARVNRGALPRTRDIIGVLRTVMFSPEDLALVKGDPSDRRRFLDSLLVLRTPRLAGVRADYDRVLKQRNTLLKSARGRRNVEIATLDIWDENLARTGAELVANRLRLLDALGPYLVEAYVRVAAASAPDRRTITASYKPSLDLAPDIRDQAVIQEALMDEIARRRQDEMDRGISLVGPHRDEVTLMIGDLPAKGYASHGESWSLALALRLASFELLREDDDDPVLILDDVFAELDQGRRQQLAELVGDAEQVLVTAAVADDVPGALKGHRFDVAGGEVVRA, encoded by the coding sequence GTGCACGTCAGCCGTTTGATCCTGCACGACTTCCGGTCGTACGCCTCGGTCGAGATCGACCTCGACCCCGGAGCGACAGCATTCATCGGGTCGAACGGCCAGGGCAAGACCAATCTGGTCGAGGCCATCGACTATCTCTCCCGACTGGACTCGCACCGCGTCTCGGGCGACACGCCGCTGGTGCGGGCGGGCGCCGAGCGCGCAGTCGTGCGGGCCGACGTGGTCCGCGGTGACCGCAAGGCCCTGTTGGAGCTCGAGATCACGCCCGGCAAGTCCAACCGCGCCCGGGTCAACCGCGGGGCTCTGCCACGAACCCGCGACATCATCGGCGTCCTGCGGACCGTCATGTTCTCGCCGGAGGATCTCGCGCTGGTCAAGGGCGATCCGTCCGACCGACGCCGATTCCTGGACTCGCTCCTGGTGCTGCGCACGCCGCGGCTGGCCGGCGTCCGTGCGGACTACGACCGCGTGCTCAAGCAGCGCAACACGCTGCTGAAGTCGGCGCGGGGGCGGCGCAACGTCGAGATCGCGACCCTCGACATCTGGGACGAGAACCTCGCACGCACCGGCGCCGAGCTCGTGGCGAACCGACTTCGCCTGCTTGACGCGCTCGGACCGTACCTGGTCGAGGCGTACGTCCGCGTCGCGGCGGCATCGGCCCCCGACCGGCGGACCATCACCGCGTCGTACAAGCCGTCACTCGACCTGGCGCCCGACATCCGTGACCAGGCAGTGATCCAGGAAGCGCTGATGGACGAGATCGCCCGCCGGCGACAGGACGAGATGGACCGCGGCATCAGCCTGGTGGGCCCGCACCGGGACGAGGTCACGCTGATGATCGGCGACCTGCCGGCCAAGGGATATGCCAGCCACGGTGAGTCGTGGTCGCTTGCCCTCGCGTTGAGGCTGGCGTCGTTCGAGCTGCTGCGCGAGGATGACGACGACCCGGTGCTGATCCTGGACGATGTCTTTGCCGAGCTCGATCAGGGCCGGCGGCAACAGCTGGCCGAGCTCGTCGGCGATGCCGAGCAGGTGCTCGTCACGGCCGCCGTTGCCGACGACGTGCCCGGGGCGCTGAAGGGTCATCGCTTCGATGTCGCGGGAGGGGAGGTCGTCCGTGCCTGA
- a CDS encoding DUF3618 domain-containing protein: MTSELEQEIDQTREHLAATVDALTAKAETGRRRATVVAGISAAAVVGLLLWRRFG, encoded by the coding sequence ATGACCAGCGAGCTCGAGCAGGAGATCGACCAGACCAGGGAACACCTCGCCGCCACCGTCGACGCGCTGACTGCCAAGGCAGAGACCGGCCGGCGCCGCGCGACTGTCGTGGCTGGGATCAGCGCGGCTGCCGTCGTGGGACTGTTGCTCTGGCGCCGGTTCGGCTGA
- the gyrB gene encoding DNA topoisomerase (ATP-hydrolyzing) subunit B, which translates to MTQTPDPEASYDASNIQVLEGLEAVRKRPGMYIGSTGERGLHHLVYEVVDNSVDEALAGYASHIAVTLQPDGGVRVVDDGRGIPVDEHPTEKIPAVTLVLTSLHAGGKFGGGGYKVSGGLHGVGVSVVNALSTRLDVEIKRDGYRWTQSFTYGVPDAPLERHEETDETGTTTTFYSSEDIFESVVYNYETLKTRFREMAFLNKGLELVLRDDRDAAQDAAEGDTAVDEIERDARFRYDKGLVDYVEHINVGSKSPIHRDVISIDSEDESKGLSLEIAMQWNDSFIESVHTFANTINTHEGGTHEEGFRAALTTTVNKFATTQGLIKKASDNLSGEDIREGLTAIVSIKLEEPQFEGQTKTKLGNSEAKSYVQSVLNEELGAWFEQHPGEGKTIVRKSIDAATARMAARKARDLARNRKGFLGGGGLPGKLADCSSRSPEECEVFIVEGNSAGGSAKGGRDPRTQAILPLRGKILNVEKARIDKILQNAEVQAIISALGTGVHEDFDIAKLRYHKIVLMADADVDGQHISTLLLTLLFRFMKPLIDGGHVYLAQPPLYKIKWSNSTDELAYSDAERDVMLRAGAADGKRLPKEVGQQIQRYKGLGEMNDSELWDTTMDPANRILRQVTLEDAAMADEMFTILMGEDVEQRRSFIQRNAKDVRFLDI; encoded by the coding sequence GTGACTCAAACTCCAGATCCTGAAGCCTCATACGACGCCAGCAACATTCAGGTCCTCGAAGGTCTGGAGGCGGTCCGCAAGCGTCCCGGCATGTACATCGGCTCGACCGGTGAGCGCGGCCTGCACCACCTGGTCTACGAGGTCGTCGACAACTCGGTCGATGAGGCGCTGGCTGGATACGCGTCGCACATCGCCGTGACGCTCCAGCCCGATGGTGGCGTGCGGGTCGTCGACGACGGTCGAGGCATCCCGGTCGACGAGCACCCGACCGAAAAGATCCCTGCCGTCACACTGGTGCTCACCTCGCTGCATGCCGGAGGCAAGTTCGGTGGTGGTGGCTACAAGGTCTCCGGCGGACTGCACGGTGTCGGCGTCTCGGTCGTCAACGCGCTGTCGACCCGGCTCGACGTCGAGATCAAGCGCGACGGCTACCGCTGGACCCAGTCCTTCACGTACGGCGTGCCGGATGCCCCACTCGAGCGGCACGAAGAGACCGACGAGACCGGGACGACGACGACGTTCTACTCCAGCGAAGACATCTTCGAGAGCGTCGTCTACAACTACGAGACGCTCAAGACCCGGTTCCGCGAGATGGCGTTCCTCAACAAGGGGCTCGAGCTCGTCCTGCGCGACGACCGCGACGCTGCCCAGGACGCGGCCGAGGGTGACACCGCCGTCGACGAGATCGAGCGCGACGCCCGGTTCCGCTACGACAAGGGCCTGGTCGACTACGTCGAGCACATCAACGTCGGCAGCAAGTCACCGATCCACCGCGATGTCATCTCGATCGACTCCGAGGATGAGTCCAAGGGCCTGTCGCTGGAGATCGCGATGCAATGGAACGACAGCTTCATCGAGTCGGTCCACACCTTCGCCAACACGATCAACACGCACGAGGGCGGCACGCACGAGGAGGGCTTCCGGGCAGCACTGACCACGACGGTCAACAAGTTCGCCACGACCCAGGGCCTGATCAAGAAGGCCAGCGACAACCTCTCGGGGGAGGACATTCGGGAGGGCTTGACCGCGATCGTCTCGATCAAGCTCGAGGAGCCGCAGTTCGAAGGCCAGACCAAGACCAAGCTGGGCAACAGCGAGGCGAAGTCGTACGTCCAGTCGGTGCTCAACGAAGAGCTCGGTGCGTGGTTCGAGCAGCACCCCGGCGAGGGCAAGACCATCGTGCGCAAGTCGATCGACGCCGCGACCGCGCGCATGGCGGCCCGCAAGGCCCGTGACCTGGCCCGCAACCGCAAGGGCTTCCTCGGCGGCGGCGGCCTTCCAGGCAAGCTGGCCGACTGCTCGTCGCGCAGTCCAGAGGAGTGCGAGGTGTTCATCGTCGAGGGCAACTCCGCCGGCGGCTCGGCCAAGGGCGGTCGCGACCCGCGTACCCAGGCGATCCTGCCGCTGCGCGGCAAGATCCTCAACGTCGAGAAGGCCCGCATCGACAAGATCCTGCAGAACGCCGAGGTCCAGGCCATCATCTCGGCACTCGGCACCGGAGTCCACGAGGACTTCGACATCGCCAAGCTGCGCTATCACAAGATCGTCCTGATGGCCGATGCCGACGTTGACGGCCAGCACATCTCGACGCTGCTGCTGACCCTGCTGTTCCGGTTCATGAAGCCGCTGATCGACGGTGGGCACGTCTACCTCGCCCAGCCGCCGCTCTACAAGATCAAGTGGAGCAACTCGACCGACGAACTGGCCTACTCCGATGCCGAGCGCGACGTCATGCTCCGGGCCGGCGCAGCCGACGGCAAGCGACTTCCCAAGGAGGTCGGCCAGCAGATCCAGCGCTACAAGGGTCTCGGCGAGATGAACGACTCCGAGCTGTGGGACACCACGATGGATCCGGCCAACCGGATCTTGCGCCAGGTGACTCTCGAGGATGCCGCGATGGCCGACGAGATGTTCACGATCCTGATGGGCGAGGACGTCGAGCAGCGGCGCTCGTTCATCCAGCGCAACGCCAAAGACGTCCGCTTCCTCGACATCTGA